In Phocoena phocoena chromosome 7, mPhoPho1.1, whole genome shotgun sequence, the genomic window ACAGGCCCCCCAAAGCTCAGCAGGACCAGATATGGCTCCATCTCCAGTCCACCCAACCCAGGGTTACAGCAAGAGCCTCCCGGAGGGACCTATCTGAGCAAGAAGATCCCCATCCCAGATGCAGAACCGGTGAGAATGCTGGAAACTTCCTGGGGTCTTTCGGGATGGACAAGACCACATGGGATCTCACAGGGGGAGGggggtcccttccagctctgagcaGCCGTGATGGACAACGCCAACCGCTGTCTCCCTGCTTCTGTCCCCAGTGCTTAGCTGGGGCACTTGATATTTGTCTAAAAGTTATCAAGTGGCTTTCTAGATGCATCTCAGCTTTCCTAGGAAGGGAAAGGGACCTGGGGTGAATTCCAGTTGGAGCCTCAAGGATTTGTTGTAACATTTAAGGAAAGGATGCAGACAAGGGCATCGGGAGACGTGGAGCCTGCCGGCTGGCTTCTGAGAGACTATCACCCTGCATTTCCAGAAGCTTTAGCAGATGCCCAGGCTGCTGGGCAACCCccggaatgggggtggggagaccctAGGCTCAGCGGACTCCAGAGAGGAGGCCCTATGGTCTGAGAAGGGACTAGGCAGGGAGGCCTGACCCAGGAAAGCTCCCCTCTGGGCTCTGAGGATCTGCTGACTCAGGGCCTGCCCGAGGCAGGCTGGTCAAGTGTAGACCACAGAAGCTGACCGATCCAGAAAGCTGATCTGCCATGACTCAGCAAACCCCGAGTTCCTCCCACCCCCGTGCTCcactaccccccaccccagggtggCAGCTCCAGGAATGGGGAatggagggcagggctggccagcctgggcccatgagcccaGAGGGGCTCACCTGGGGGCTGGCCATGGCCCGCGGCCCCCAAGCCTGTGTCCAAGACCCCTCATTCCACTTCCCTCCACAGGGCGCGTTCAGCCTGCGGAAGTTGTGGGCCTTCACGGGGCCCGGTTTCCTTATGAGCATTGCTTTCCTGGACCCAGGAAACATCGAGTCGGATCTTCAGGCTGGGGCTGTGGCTGGATTCAAAGTGATTGAGTTGGGgcatggtggggagggggtgaccAGGCTAAGTGGGTGGAGACCCCCAGCTTGCCACGTTTCCCCAGAGTGGCCTTCATGGCCAGTGTTCCTGGGAACAGGTGTTAAGTTCAAATGGACCACAAAAGGGTCCCCAAAGCAGCCCTGCGGGAGTGCGGGGGTGTCTTCTAGCTCCATCTCCCCAACGCACTCCCCAGAGGGTGTCCTTGGTTAGAGGGTCCCAGCAGCTCAGGGCTTATCAGACTGGTCCCTCTGGCTGACGGCCTCTCCCTGGCTTCTCACAGCTGCTCTGGGTACTGCTGTGGGCCACCGTGTTGGGCTTGCTCTGCCAGCGACTTGCTGCCCGGCTGGGCGTGGTGACAGGCAAGGACTTGGGCGAAGTCTGTCATCTCTACTACCCTAAGGTGAGCTTGGTGCACCTGGACAGGAAGCACCTGAAGAGGTGACTTGCCCGAGGTGAAAAACAGGTGGGCATTGGCTCGGGATAATCATTGGCTGGGGTGGGCACCGGGGACTTGGCCGTCAGTGTCCACGCAGGCCAACAGAAATCACGCCGCTAGATATTTCAAAGGTATCTAATGCAGGGATGCAGTCACAAAGGTGTTGAAAGAGCTGGAGGAGCAAGGGAAGGAGGTGTTACCCAGAGATCAGAAAGCTGCTGGACAGGAGCCCAGGGGCCATCATTCGCACCCAAGCTTCTAGAAACATTGCCACCACTGCTGACTGGAGCCCATGTTGCCTGGTGCCCTTGCTGGTGCCAGCTCCAGAAGGGGGCGGTAAAAATGATGTCTCCCTGCCTTTCCATTTCCTTTAACTATTTCCtactgttgacctaaaacaaatagactgctaGATACTTCTCcaacaaagatgggtttattcaggatcagcagagaatcATAACTGGGGAGTCTGAAGCCATGGGGAGCCACGTGCAAGTCtccgcacagcaaaggaaggagaacacttttatGGAGGGGAAAGGGAATTTGGGAGGCcgatagtaaacaaagagtccatggcttttcagtggctgagtccttgccgggaatgaagaggagtctttcttcttcctgttgggctctgctatctttGCAGGGCGTGGGAGCTTCCCCTTCTCATCTCCcgactctatttaattgaggctTCTGTTGATTAATTTTACACCATGAAAACCTAACTGGAAGCCCGCTGGCAAGGCAGACTTGCAAATGTAGTTTGCAGGCTTCCAGCCCAGGAGTATAGAGCCGGGTACAGAAAGGTCAGTCAGTGTAGGTCTGAGACAACAGACAAATAATTGGTCCAGCCTTAATGACGGGATTACCTCCCCCTAGGTGCCCCGCACCCTTCTCTGGCTGACCATCGAGCTAGCCATCGTGGGCTCAGACATGCAGGAAGTCATCGGCACAGCTATTGCATTCAATCTGCTCTCAGCTGGACGGTACTCTGGAGGGGCCCCAGCTCCTCAGTCCAGGGCTGGGAACAGCGGCTTCTTCCTCCCCAGGCCTTCTATTTCCATGCATCTATTTCATCCTCCAGTCACCTATGACCCAGAGCTATTGCCCAATTTGCCAGATGGGGAAGTGGAGACCCAGATATGTAAAGTGACTTGTCTCAAATCACACAGATGTCAGTCACCATGCAGCCTTCAGGACTGCAGCCCCAAGCTCCCTACCACGCTGGTCCGCCACACAGCTTGGCCCTTCCTAGTGTGTATGTGCCATTTTCCCGTCTCTAGCACACTCCCACTCCCCTCTCCCTTAGCTGTCTGGGGCCACTTGAGTGCCTGCTCCCAGGAAGCCACATTCTACAGTCTCCAGCCCTGAGGAGGGAGTTCCAGACTCCTGGACCGGGCGGGGCTGACGCAGGCCACTCTGGTTTCAGAATCCCACTCTGGGGTGGTGTCCTCATCACCATCGTGGAcacattcttcttcctcttcctcgaTAACTACGGTGGGTGTGCCTCTCATCCCATAGGGGACTTGGCGAGGGGGGGCACTGGCAATGAATGTAGGAGCTGACGCTCTGCTGAATCGGGAGAAGTGCTCCTAGCAGCCTCGATCTGACTGtatggccttgagcaagttacttagacttctgtttcttcatctgtaacacgTGGATAACAGCACAGGGGCCCCAGGGCTGTGGTGAGGCTCCACTGAGCGCTATATGTTAAGcgcttggcacagtgcctggaacgAATTGCTCGGGATACCAGCCATTAATAATTGTTTATGTTATCAttttggttgtttggtttttttggttctgCCCCTTTGTTCTCCCCCTAGGGTTGCGGAAGCTGGAagccttttttggatttcttattACCATTATGGCCTTGACCTTCGGCTATGAGGTGGGAAGCCGTACCAGTACCACGTCCCCACACCAAGGCCACCCCACTCTGCCCCATGCAGAGCCTGAGGGGAGCGGGGAGCGGACCTTAGCCATGCTGCCTAGTGGCCAGGGTTGGGGTGGAGGGTGAGAATGGCTGctcaggggtggggtggagccTGACCGAGGCTCCTCTCCACAGTACGTGGTGGCACGTCCTGCTCAGGGAGCACTTCTTCGGGACCTGTTCCTGCCTTCGTGCCCTGGCTGCGGCCAGCCCGAGCTGCTGCAGGCCGTGGGCATCATTGGCGCCATCATCATGCCCCACAACATCTACCTGCACTCGGCCCTGGTCAAGGTGAGCAGactggaggggagggagacaTGCTCTCTCCCTAAGGGCCACACCGGCTCCGCCCCCAAGGCTGGAGCCCCGCCCCTTTGGCTCCCAACTCTGTGAATTTAGGAGGGAAGTGAATCACTCTTTATTCAATATGTAATAATAGAGGGTCTACTGTGTGCTGGGAGCTGGAGGTCAGTGATGAAGAGACAGATAAGTCCTCTGCCTTCTTAGAGCATGCATTCTAGCAGGAGAGACAGACCATGGGCAAGTaaacaataaaggaaagaaatggattGTGAAAGGtgctctgaaggaaacaaaacagagaagtATGATGGAGAATGACTGAGGAGGGGGCTCCTTTAGAAAAGGAGTCAGCAAAGGCCTTTGAAACATGAAGGATGGGAAGGAAGACCAGGGGAGAAGAGATTCTAAGCAGAGGGactggcaagtgcaaaggccctgaggcagaaacaaAGGCCTATCCCAGACGGCCATGTAGGGGGCTTTAGAAAGAACTGGGGTTTGGGGGGAACATAGGTAGAGGTGTGAGGGTAGAGAATGTTGGGATGACTCAGGGACTTCGGTGCTTCCCTCCCTTTGACTTTCATAGTCTCGAGAGATAGACCGGACCCGCAGGGCAGACATCCGAGAAGCCAACATGTACTTCCTGATTGAAGCCGCCATCGCACTGTCTGTCTCCTTCTTCATCAACCTCTTTGTTGTGGCTGTCTTTGGGCAAGCCTTCTACCAGCAAACCAACCAGGCTGCGGTAAGGCACACCCCATACCCACGTGCCCTTCAGGCTTTGCTGGGGACTCCAAAGAGGGCAGCTAAGCCCTTCGAGTCTCTGTCCTGTACTCCAGGCACTGGTAGGGGAGGGAGTCTGCGACCCTGGCCTCTGGCTgggagccccctccccaccccactgagGAGACACGCCACACGTAGGCTTGCCGTGGTCAGCCCCACGCCAGGGGCTACAAGGCACAGACGTCCAGGGGAGGTGACTGGGGGGAGGAGCTGAGTCTTGGAGGATCCAGCATTCCAGCTGCACCTTGAAGGATGGGCAGGATTTGCCCAGCAAACTGCAGGAAGGGCATTCTGGGAGGGGGCTGCCTGCCTAAGCACAAGCGTGGGGTCAGGAATATGCAGACAGGCAATTTCTTTCCTTGAGTTTCTAGTGATAATCTTCATTATTAGTAGATAAactgtcattcattcagcaaagatttattgagcatttatgtATCAGCCAGTGTCTTAGGCCCTAGGGATACAGCAGCCAATGATACAGAGACCTTGCCCTCTTGCAGATTAAATTCGGAGGCAGTGAGCAAACAGGAAACAAATCAACCAATCAGTTGATCGGtttcaaaggaaaatatgaacGATGTTGTGAAGGAAATAAAGGGGGTGATGAAACATAATTGGGGGTGTGGTGAGGGAGGGACTACTACATTAGGCCAGGTGGTCAGGAGAGgcctcttggaggaggtgacatttgagcaggcTCTGAAAGCGAAGGAGCCGGCCAGCTCCTCCCTGGCTCTCTGGGATCTGGGACTCTGCCTGTCTCAGTTTTTGAATGAGTCTCTGTCCCAAGGCTCTAACAACTGCTAGCCAGTGTTGGGCGCTTACTGAACGctgacggggtggggtggggatgggacagACTGGCCAAGCCTCCGGGGACATGGGCACTGCCActgccttgctgtgtgaccttgtgagGTCATAGCCCTCCCTGTGTCTCTGCTCCTTAGCATAAGGAGAGAGGTCTAAATAGGATGGCAAACCATAGTCACACATTGCCTTCGAGACCAGCCGAGTCACAGAGCTGTGGGAAGTGGGTCCCATGTAAGGGAGAAGGGCCTGTGGGGCAGCCTGAGTCCCTGCCGGCCAATTGTCTCTCTGTGGTAATGCCAGCTCTTACAATCCAAGAGCAGCTGGAAACCAGGGTCTCATGTTAAATCTTCTCAATTGTAAATGTCAACCAATTcacactaaaggaaaaaaaaatgtgttagtcACACAAAATATGTCTGGCTGGATTCAGCCCGCGGGCCACTAGTGTTCAATCCTTGGCCAAGGCTCGGAGGTCTCATTTTCCAACATTGAGTGTGCACTTCACATTTCCTTCCTACTGCCCGGTGCCCGCAGTTCAACGTCTGTGCTAACAGCAGCCTCCACGACTACGCCACGATCTTCCCCATGAACAACCTTACAGTGGCGGTGGACATTTACCAAGGAGTAAGCGCGAGGCAGGGCGGGTATGGAAGGGCTCGCTCGATCCAGCGGGGCTCCTCGCCGCGACCACCTCAGAGGTAGAGTCTGCGCGAGAAGGGGCGGACCCATGGCTCTGACCACAGCCCTCCCTCCAGGGCGTGATCCTGGGCTGCCTCTTTGGCCCCGCAGCCCTCTACATCTGGGCGGTGGGTCTGCTGGCCGCCGGGCAGAGCTCCACCATGACCGGCACCTACGCGGGACAGTTTGTgatggaggtggggctggggcgggccggggcgggcaggggacTGAGGGCAAGGCACACTACTCGGGGCTCGGACATCCCCCTCCTTGATCCTTAAGGCAGCCCAACGGGTGCCCTTataagccccattttacagatgagaaaactgagattcagcgAGATGAGGCCCGAAACTGCAAACCCAGAACTAATAGAAGCCTTTTCTCTAACACGGTTTAGTCTTCAGCAATCAGCTGTGGGAGGGGAACACCCCCTAAAGGAGGGGAACCCCCCTAATATCCCCCCATCTATCCCCTCACCACCAACTATGGACAGAGCTGCCCCCATTTcaaagatggagaaacagagtGTTCCTCCAGGCATGAGATGGGCTGAGGGAGGATAGAGGGTCCCTCCCTTGGAACACAGTCCTGCACCCCGACACCAAGGTGCCCACCCCCCCCGCCAGGGCTTCCTGAAGCTGCGGTGGTCACGCTTCGCCCGAGTCCTGCTCACTCGCTCCTGCGCCATCCTGCCCACCATGCTCGTGGCAGTCTTCAGGGACCTGCGGGACCTGTCAGGCCTCAACGACCTGCTCAACGTGCTACAGAGCCTGCTGGTGAGCCTGCGGGCCCTATCACCTCCTCCCGCTGTGGAGCCAGACAGGAACCACAGCAATCCCCCTACAGAGCCTCCCCTGCGACCCAGGCGCTATTCTAAACACACCTTATCTACAAGCCTCCTGTACTCTCCACAGCCACCCCAGGGGGTAGGAACCACcactatccccattttgcagatgggaaaactgatgcATGCAGTTAAGTGACCAGTGGCACAGCTGGGATACAAGCTCAGGCAGCCTGGGGCCAGAGCCCCCAAACACTCTCTCCTGCTTTCGAGCCCCTACAACCTTGGAAGGCATAGAGGtggagaaattgaggctcagagaggttaggagaCTTTCCCAAGGGTGCACAGTGAGGCAGAGGGTGACTGGAGCCCCGGCCTGCTCCTCCCCTCCTTACTGTCTTCTAAGGGCAGGGtccctcagcccctcctcctgGTTCTCCGCAGCTTCCCTTCGCTGTGCTGCCCATCCTCACGTTCACCAGCATGCCCACCCTGATGCAGGAGTTTACCAATGGCCTGTGAGTACTCCCCAACCCCAGCACTGGACTTACATTACCACCCTTGACCCTCACAGCCACCAAGAGGTAGGAATTCCCATTATTCCCACTACccagatgaggtcagagaggttaagaaacttgccgaAGGTCATACAGCTAGCTAGCAAGTGGAGGAGCCAGGACTGGAATCCTGGGCCAGGGGCTGTTTCTAGAGCTTGAGCTCCTCCCCCTCACCTAAGACTCTGCTTTTGCCAAATCCTGCCAGTGTGGTGCCTGGAGGGCCCAGGAGGCAGAAGTTGGCCAGGGGTCTGCTCCAGGGCCCACAGCCCTGGGAAGCTGGCTTTGTGTATCCACCCCCCACCTTAGCTCCAGGCTGGCTGTGGGCACTGGAGGAGATGCAGCCAATCCTGAGCCTCCCTCTCGTCCCCAAGGGTGAGCAAGGCCTTCACTTCTTCCATCATGGTGCTCATCTGTGCCATCAACCTCTACTTTGTGGTCAGCTACTTGCCCAGCCTACCCCACCCTGCCTACTTCAGCCTTGTGGCACTGCTGGCTGCAGTCTACCTGGGCCTCACCACCTACCTGGTACTGTTGGGTCCGCAGGCGccttggggatgggggaggcaAGGAGAAGAGACAACAGATGGAGGGCTTAGTGGGGGGATGCACTGGGGCTTCCCCAAAGGTCTTGTCCTCTCTCCTACTCATGGTCACCCCTCCTCCAGACCTGGACCTGTCTCATCACCCATGGAGCCACCCTTCTGGCCCACGGTTCCCACCAACACTTTCTGTATGGGCTTCCTGAAGAGGATCAGGAGAAGACCTCTGGATGAGCTCCCACCCAGGGCATGGCCGAGGGTGTAACGAGTGGGGCAGACTGGCCTGCTGGACCAGTGGGGGTCGGGGGCCGTGTGTGGAGGCAGCAAGATGGAGTTCTGGAAGCAGGCCAACCCTGGTTCCCCTGGTTCCGTAGGGACCTGCTGTCTCCTAGTTTGGACAAGTGATTAACCTCCGGATCTCAGTGTTCTCAACTACAAAATGGGGACACCAACCTTGCAGCGGAGGTAAATAAAGCACTttaacacagagcctggcacttgagacttaaaaaaaaaaaaatcattcctgaagtatttactgagcacctatagGAGTAACCTGACAGACCAACCCAATTGGGGATGGGACACAGGCTCCAAACTGGTACTTTAATAATAGAGTCTGAAAACGATAAATAAATGCTAATTCACTTCTTATCCAAAAGAGCAGGGAAATGGAAACAGGAAAGCACAAAATCCCTGAACCATCAAGAATAGTTCCCCTCCCCGAAGGTCTGCCTCGCTCCCACTCTCCCTGGAGTGGCCTCAGCCTTTCTGTTCCACCTGAAACCCCTTTTCCAGGCAGGAAAACAGAAGCGCGGTTCTCCCCTCTTAGCGCGCCAAGTCCTAAGGAACCCAAGAGTCGGTGCCTCTGAGGCCCAATTCCTTTGCCATCTCCCCAGGGTACCAGGCGGCCGGGACTCCCACGCCGCGCAGTTAACGCTCCCTGGGCGTTGACTCCCAGCTCCCCCTAGGGACAGGGACGATCCCGAGCGCCGGTACTCCCCGCCTCGAAAGAGGAGGAGGCTGTCACTCGGGCTTCGCGCCCGGGGGCCTCGGAATCCGCCCAGGCGGGAAGGTGGGGTGAGCTCTGTGGGCGGGGAACCCCCCTCGGCCGCAGGGAGCGGCCCGGCGCCCTTTCGCCCCTTGAAGGGGCTGCACTTTACAGACGCTCCCTGGGCTGTTTCTAGGCTCCCCCAagtccctcctgcctcttcccgtCCCTCGGACCCCAGCCCCTGAGCTGTGGCGAGCGTCGGCGATGAGGGGCCGCCAGCCCTTTCCCCTAGATTGAGCTTGGAGCGGGCGCTGTGCCTGGAAGCACCCCCGATTTCCCGGGGATGCGGCGGGGCAGGCAGCTGGGCTCCGCGCTCTGGTTGAGGCGCTTGTTTATGAGAAgaatttcctctttcttaaaaGGGCAACGAAACAAGTGGGGCCCTCTAAGAGGGACGGGATGGGACAGGTCTGGCTCACCCGAGCAACGGTGGAGAGGTACGTGGGCTAGTACGCCGCCCAACCTCCTTCTCCCGGCTTGTCCCTGGAGAAGATGGGGCCCCTGCGAACTGAAAGGGAGGATGAATGGGGGCCAGGTAGCGGAGAAACGGGAGACCCCTTTTTTGCTTCCCTGAGGTGCCCCCAGCTGtaccccctgcccacccctctggtCAATTCTGTAGGCATTAGTTGGGCGCCAGCCCCGTGCTAGACCTGGGGAAGGGAGGCACAGTCTCGAATGAAAGATGTCAGCTCGCTAGGAGCTCACACTGGGTTGGGGGGAACCTAAGTAAATGACAACAAAACACTGACGATCCGAAGTGTGCGTCAGGCACACCTGCAACCGATGAGGCAAGGCCCGCAGAAGATAAACTCCTGGACAATATTTTGAAAGCTGAATAGACATAGGGAGAGCAATCAAGGGAGAGATGAGCATGCcgggagttggggtgggggggtcagtGTATGCAAAAGCTAGAGACTTGCAACCTTGTTGGGAGTTCCCCAGAAGAACGGGCAGGCTGGTCATACCAATAGGCAAGTCTGGAGCTTAGAACTTGGGGTAAAGGAaggtgaggaggggaggggaccaAAGGGCCAGCTAAGGGTTGCTCTGGGCCTGGGTAAGGCGTTAGCGATGAAGTCAGGCCAAGGTCAGTCATATCCAGACAGGGACGCCTCCAGCCCAAAAGGGCTGCTCCCTCCCCAGTAGCTCTggtcctcccagcccccaggttCAGATCTAACTAGATGCTTCTTCAGCCCCTCAGGCTGGGAGTGGCCTAACACCTTTACTCTCCCCAGAAGCTTCCACCCACAACTCCATCCCCACAGACACCCCAGGGCCGGCACTGCACAGGCGTCCTGAGTCACTCCGCATCCACCCCGCTCTGTCGGAATGTGCACCACGGTGTGTCTCGGAGCCTGGGAGGAGGGCATCCGGCCTTTCTGCTCGGCATTCCCCCTACCCACTTGCCTGGGTTGGACCCTTACCAACCCTATTTGgcagagaaggaagctgaggtGCTGGATGAACAAGACACTTGTCCATAATTGCCAGACCGACCCCGGCTGAGTCCTAGTGTTTCTCGACTCACAGTCCCCATGACCTTATCCGTCCTGGGGCGCAAACCtatgaaacagataaaaataaactatGCGGGTACGGCGACCCCCTCACCTGCTGTAGTAGAGAGGGTAGAGGGAGAGCAGCTGGGTGTGGACTCCCCTCTTTCCTGAGGAAACCCAAAGAACCCGCCCCACCTTACAGAACGCTTCCACTACCAACTCTGTCCCCACAGACCCCAGACCCCCACACTGCACGGGCGTCTGGGCTCACTCCGCATCCACTCCGCCCCGGCGGAAAGTGCACCAATGAGCGTGAGAAGAGGGCAGGTCTCGCTGGGAGGAGACCCGCACCAGCGAAGGCTCGGAGGAGACGATGGAGGGTGAAGGGGGGGGGTCGGAGTAGGAGGTGAAGGGAATAGCGACGGGAGGGGGGCAGCAGTGCTGCCCAGTGCCCTATGCCCAGTGCCCTATCCCCGCGTTAGCTCCCCTGACCCTCAGTGGCACAGTCGGCCAGGTTCCAGCCTTCACAGAGGGAAAGACGAAGGGAGTGGAAAGCGAGCCGCCCTGCTCAGGCCAGGGGCGAGGTCCGGGGTTCACTCAGCCCTCCGCCGCACATTTCCTTTTGGGGTCGGCGCCGGCTGAGCATCCGGAACGCCGAGGCCCCGCCCCGGGGCCGTACAGAAGGGGAGGGGGCTCGGCGAGGCGACAGGAATCCAACCTCTGCCCCCGCCGGAGGGCGGGTCGAGTCGCTAGCTCGTCgggactcagtttctttatctgtaaaatgggttaaaaAACGGATTGTTCTGAGAAGTAAATGAGATGAGAGGCGCAGCCAAAGCGGGACCCAGACTAAGCGCTCGCCGCAAGTTGGCTATTATCGTGATTAAATACAATGATGGCAGCCGGCCGGCGGCGTAGTAAGATGTtccggaaaaacccgaacgaactttttggctaacccaatagcAGAAGGGGGGGTCGTGGAGTCCACAGGATTCACAGCCTCTGACCACCTCCTCCCGCCCTGCTGCCCAGCCCCGAAGCTGGCGCGCCTTTGGGCGAGCGCCGCTCCCCTCGCGGGGCCTCCCGCTCCCCGGCTCCCCGCCTCCGCCCGGCCTGGAGGACGTGCGCCGCGTAAGCACCCTGCGGCCGGACGGGACTGGacgcgcccgccccgccccgccccgcccggcggGGGAAGGAAATGTTGAGGCGTGTTTGTCAAGGCTTGGcgttatgaatatttttaaaacgtgAACACAAAATAGTAACGGCAAATGGAAGGAACTTCATAAAAAAAACCACTCGCAAACCTCACCGCGCATCACACGGGAGTTTCCCTCGTGAAGAATCTGCGTGGAAACGCGGGCCCCGCGCCCGCCGGTGTGTCTGCACAGACCCAGGTGGAGCGGGTGTTCAAGGTCCTCCAGTTGACGGTGTGGTCCCCACGGTTGGGCATTGAGCCCAAAGGGATGGGGGCCCCACTGTGTGTAGCCGCGCTTGGTTTTCCCCCCTGCCCAACAGTCACATCGTGGCCGGCGTAGGGAGTAGGGGAGGGGCCTAGAAAAGCCTCTCGGAGGGGGTGTCATTTCTTCGAGGTCGGTGGGATTTGGCTGTGAGAAGTCGAAGGAGGCGCATTCCAGGCCGGGAGAACAGcaggtacaaaggccctgaggcgtgGAGGCGCTAGGCTTCTGGCGAGAAAGCCAGGTGGCTGGAGTGGACGTTGCGGGGCGCCAGGTGAGGCGGTTGGGAGAGGTCGGCAGGAGGCATCC contains:
- the SLC11A1 gene encoding natural resistance-associated macrophage protein 1, which translates into the protein MTGDTGPPKLSRTRYGSISSPPNPGLQQEPPGGTYLSKKIPIPDAEPGAFSLRKLWAFTGPGFLMSIAFLDPGNIESDLQAGAVAGFKLLWVLLWATVLGLLCQRLAARLGVVTGKDLGEVCHLYYPKVPRTLLWLTIELAIVGSDMQEVIGTAIAFNLLSAGRIPLWGGVLITIVDTFFFLFLDNYGLRKLEAFFGFLITIMALTFGYEYVVARPAQGALLRDLFLPSCPGCGQPELLQAVGIIGAIIMPHNIYLHSALVKSREIDRTRRADIREANMYFLIEAAIALSVSFFINLFVVAVFGQAFYQQTNQAAFNVCANSSLHDYATIFPMNNLTVAVDIYQGGVILGCLFGPAALYIWAVGLLAAGQSSTMTGTYAGQFVMEGFLKLRWSRFARVLLTRSCAILPTMLVAVFRDLRDLSGLNDLLNVLQSLLLPFAVLPILTFTSMPTLMQEFTNGLVSKAFTSSIMVLICAINLYFVVSYLPSLPHPAYFSLVALLAAVYLGLTTYLTWTCLITHGATLLAHGSHQHFLYGLPEEDQEKTSG